GTTTGGTGAAGGCGAAGGCTAGCTCCTTGCTTCATCATCTTCGTTCGTACACTCGTAGTCAACCTTGTCATGCCAGCGACGGCAGCTGGTGCTCTAGGAGCAATAATCTACGTACTTCTTTTTCGGGAGAATATCATACAGAAACCAACATTTGATGAAAACCGGTGAAAACCacaagaaaaaaatgttttgaagtttcaaaaagatTTGAAAAAAAATGTAGGATGTTAAGAAGGTAATGTTTTATTGCTTCATAAAATTTCAAGTTAAAAAatattacgagatgtgagctatgaaaaagacaaattcagcataacatcccacatttttttcagatttttttaaaattttaaaataaagtttccacgaagttttcattgaatattggtttccgtatgatattctCCCCTCTTTTTCATGTGAGAAAATAAAGACAGTCGACGCGTATGAATGATACCTTCTCCCGTGAACGCGGAAAGCCCAAAATATATGCATGATACCTTCTCCGCGGCCACCTGGTTGTATTATTCGCCCAGTCACAGGACAAGGATACGGTAACGACCAGAGAATGCGGCTGTTTTACTTTACTTGCTCCCAAAAAAGGGTAGAGGAACGGTTGTTTTCCGTGCAGTAGGTAAGGATGCGTTCAAACTTAAACCGAGACCGACGACCTTCCTCCGCTCACCGACAGGCGGGCCAGCGCCGCCACGAGGACCCGCGTGGCGGCGAGCTCCCACTCGGCCACTCGCCGGTGATGTCCACTTCAGTCAGTCAAACTCCGTGACGACGAACGGGCAACACACCCGGCTTCTTCTATGCGATCCCCTCATCCTAAACTCAGCACATCCCGCTCTCACGACCCTCTCTGTGTTACAACTAAAGCTCTTCTCCGTTGCAAATTCATCATCCCGTAGCCAGCAAACAAGATCGACGGCGACGACGGGATGAAGCGTCCGTTTCGTGCCCCGGCAGCGGCCGCGGTGCTCTGCTCAGCCCCGCTGCTGCTAGCTGCCGTCCTCGCCACCGACGCCACCAtaaacaccaccacgccgtcgtcgtCCTCGCCCTGCGCCCCGGCGATGTGCGGGGGCCTGCGCATCGAGTACCCGTTCTGGCTCGGCGGCACGCACCCGCCAGAGTGCGGCTACCGGGCCTTCCAGGTCATGTGCGACGGCAACGGCACGGCCTTCCTCGAGAACTCATTCTGGAAGTACCAGATCCTGAACATCTCTTACGACGACAGCACCTTCAGGCTCGCCAACCACGATCTCTCCGACGGCACCTGCGACGTCGAGGTCCGCGTGAACGCCACCTCCGACCTTGGCCTCGCGCCCTTTGCCATCAGCCGGATCAACCAGAGGCTCTACTTCCtctacaactgcaccgacctccggGCACGGCCGCCGCCCCGTTCGTGGGCGCCCGTGAACTGCACCAAGGGGTCCAACGTGTCCACCTTCAACTCCTTCGCGTTGCTCGCCGGCGGGTACAGGCCCGTGCCGGGGAACTGCAGGGTGTCGATGATGCCCGTGCTGGGGTACCCGGGGGCGGCCGGGAAGGACTACCGGCAGCTGATGAAGGGCGGGTTTCTTCTGGACTACGCGGCCGACGACTGCGCGGCGTGCAAGGAGAGCGGTGGACGTTGCCGGATTGACACCGACTACGATATCTTCCAGTGCCAATGCTCCGACGGCGTGTCCGGCCTCATCGTTTGCGGTCAGTATCTATTCATCTCGTTTTTACATCATTTTAAATTCCGTAGACCTGGTAATTACTTCGGGAATTACTTCATATGCCATTATTATTATTACCTGAAACGTGTTTGCAAATGCTTGAGTGACTGCGAGCCAACGGGCAGGCTATATGTATGTACAGCATCAGCCAAGCCATGTAGTTCAAATCCATGTTAAAAAACAAATTTTGGATCAGTCGATTTCTGATTTCTTGGACAATGTGTTGTGGAGGTCCGAGGCCGACATGGGGCGACACGCCCAGCCAGGGGCTGATCCAGCAGGGTGTAGGGTCACCCTAACATCTTGGCTAGCAGTGGCGAAGGTAGACGAAAACTTTGGGGGGCGAAACCTAAATGACAAAGATTNNNNNNNNNNNNNNNNNNNNNNNNNNNNNNNNNNNNNNNNNNNNNNNNNNNNNNNNNNNNNNNNNNNNNNNNNNNNNNNNNNNNNNNNNNNNNNNNNNNNNNNNNNNNNNNNNNNNNNNNNNNNNNNNNNNNNNNNNNNNNNNNNNNNNNNNNNNNNNNNNNNNNNNNNNNNNNNNNNNNNNNNNNNNNNNNNNNNNNNNNNNNNNNNNNNNNNNNNNNNNNNNNNNNNNNNNNNNNNGGGGGGGGGGCAGTGGGCCACACAGCCCCACCTGCATTTTTGGGTTGTATCTGCCACTGCGGCAGACGCGTTGCTCCCCGTGAGGCCAAGCCATGAATTCACCGGAGACAGGAACACCGCAGGTGGCCGCTGAGTCGTTGGCGGAGGTGAGGATAAAGATTGACTGGTATGATTGAGGGGTTTTCTTTTTTGACTGCTGCTTGGAGTAGATCATAGCGACTTCGTTGGAGGTTGGAATAATGTCGTGGGTGGACGCAAGGTCAAAACTATCTGAGGAACAAGATAAATGTGGCATGGGGTGAAAACGATAGGAGAAAGAAGAAAATAAAGATATGACCACTCTTTTTCGATCCAACGGATGAGAGTCCTTCCTTTCAAATAGACAGAAACTTAAAACTTTTTAAGGAACTAACTCATGGGCAGTCCTTTGATTTTTTTTCCCTGGTAATACACATAAATTCATGAGTTTCATGTTATTCTACTACTTAACCTGTTTAGTCCGTGAGGACATTGCCTACACGGCCTCGGAAGAAAAGGCATAGGTTAATGAGCTGGGTTTTGTATTTCGTaaagttcggtggcaccgaaatgTTCGTGTTTCGAATTTAAGACTAAATGCCAACTATTGTCGAAATTAGGTGAATTTTGTCCACAAAGATTGCAAACAATTCCAGGCTCCCAAACTATCAATAATTTTTGTGAGCACCAAATTATATATTTCTATGTTTGAAACAGCAAACTCTGTGGACGAGTAATAAATCAGCCTACCCTTTTTTGCCCTTCGTCGATGTGTGGGTTGACATGATAATATTGGTTCCTAAATTTTTTCCTCTCCTTTCCCATTGGATTATATTGTGCCAATCCATAAAGGCTAGCTTAGGCTGCTCCCAATGGACCTGTGCTTAGATGGGATGCTAAGCATATTAAATAGCTTAGCAATCAAAatctccaatgcataggtgcttagcttcTTGTAGCTAAGCTcccttcatttaatgatttagctACTAAACTCTCTCATGCATTGATGAGTTTGCTTTATTTAAATGTTTTATCTAGGTTCACGTGCTTGGCATTGGTTCTTTCTGGGGTCACCAAacccatctctctcctcttaattgccttgccacatcagatttttcgTCTACATGACATGCTTAGCACCCGTACAAGAtagagcattgggaggggccttacGACTACGGTACAAGTAAGACATCGAGTTTTCAAGAAAGCAACACGTCCACTCGGCTGAAGCATTATTTCGTCTTATGGATTTGATGTCTGTTTTCCAAAGTGTTAGCAGTACTCCTCTTCCATCTCCCAGTGATCTTGTCCGGTTTGATTGGATAGGATTCGCCCCAAAATAGGTTGCAAATGAATCTTATGGAAAATGTTCTAAGGACTCTAATATTCTGAATCAAACAATCAAGAAGAAAAACCTTTTCCCAGCTGCTGGGAAACCTTTTGTCCCCGCTGCTTCCTTCAACAACAAAAATCTTGTCAGTTAGTATTTGAGACACGTTCCTCCTCTCCCGATTTTCGCACGCATGCACCAAAGTCATCCGAAAATATAGCTAAATAACCCCGCGAGGATCGACCAAGACCATCTTCCCAAGTTCTAACATTGACCAAACTCTCTAGTCCCCGTAATCAAACGCCCAAAATGTCACACAAATCGGCTGCTCTCTTCACCCACTACCTCCTCGTCCATGGCCGCGGCCGGCTACAAGTTCTAACATTGGTCGGCTACAAGTCTCGTTCCCCATCTTAAAATACGAGAGAAAATATCCCCCTGTTTCGCCATTTGATCTGAGATGTTGCTCGTGCTGCTACTGCTGTGCATGCCTCTGCTCGGCGCCCGCGCGCAGCCGCTGGACGCGAGCTGCGCGCCGGCGGCGTGCGGCGACCTGACCATCACGTACCCGTTCTGGCTGCGCGGTCACCACGAACCCAACTGCGGCTACCCGACCTTCGGCGTAACATGCGACGACCCCACCGGCGCCACCGCGTCCACCCTCAGCGAGTCCTACCTCCGCCTCCTGGACATCACCTACAGCAACCGCTCCGTCGTGGCCTACCACAGCAACCTCGTGTCCGGAAGTGAAGACCCCTGCCGCGCCACGCGGTTCAACGTGTCCAGCAGCCTCGCGCTGTCGCCGCTGGCAGTCAGCGGCGCCAACTGGGAGCTCTTCTTCTGCAACAACtgctcgcgcgcgccgccgccgcctgcgggTTCGCTCTGGCTTAACAACTGCTCCGGCACAGTCAGCGGCGCGTGGTCCGTGCACATCGGACGGAGGTATGAGGCCCGGCCGGCGGGGCCGGCGGAGTGCAAGTACTCGGTGGTGCCGGTGCTGCCCGGGTCGGAGCTGCGGGCGTGGGACGACTACGCGGGGATCGTCAGGCGCGGGTTCCTGCTGGAGTGGACGGTGCCCGGGGACTGCGCGGCGTGCGCCGCGACCGGCGGGGGGTGCCGGTACGAGGCCGGCGCGAACGCGTTCGGGTGCCTCTGCCCCGGCGGCCGCATGCACCCGGCCACGTGCGGTGACTACGGTGAGTTGCTCGACCCCTCCATGCGAATGCGATTCGACTGCCCGTtatagtttcttctgcagattgttATTTTCTGGTCTTTCAGTAGCTTGCATGCTTAGCAGCCTAGCACCAAGACTTGGTGATAAATATTACTGAATGGACTAGTATTAGCGATTGACTGGGTAATCTGTTTACTCCAGTACTCCCTCGGTAAACAAATGTAAAAGCTTTTAGATCACTATTTTGGTAATCTAAatgttcttatatttctttatgcaTAACATATCCAGACCATACATAATTTTAACCAGCAAAGTCAACGTGGCAATTCCAAGACAGAGACATTTTCATTTTAAGGAATGTCAACCGTCGATAATCCTATATGCATTAGGTACCTCTAGCCAATTTCTCAAAACCGGTTAGAGTAGCAATTTAGTTTTGAGGGGTTAGACCAGACCTAAACGATTTCTTATCGGCTTTAGCCCCTCGACCGCCGCTTATATTTACTCGAGCGTCGCCGTTTCTAAAAAAACCCTTATTCTCATGTCGCAtctctcctttgcttgcatccctTTGATGCCGCTGCCGCCCAAATCCACCCCACACCACCCATCATCTGTCCTGCCTTAACCCACAACCATCCCACACCCCGCCGACGCTTCTAGTCTACTAGCGCCACCCTGAAATGGCGGGATCTAGCCGTCGGGGTCGCCCCCATCGAGTTGAAGTGTGGATCCACACCGCGTCGCACAGCCCCTGTTCCCCTATGGCTCCTTCGCCACCGACCTGCTGCTACCGCCGAGGAAGAAAAAGGAGTATCACGGCGTGGGGCAGCGACTGTGGGGGCGTTGGTGTCAAAAATCAAGGACGGGGACATTGGCTGCATGTACTGGCTTGGCTCCTTCTAGTCGCCGGCGAGGGCGTACGACAAGAAGGCAATGAGCCTCTACGGCAACCGGGCGGAGATCAATTTTCCCACCGGCAGTGGCGAGGTCCCGGAGCCCGTCGACATCGATCCCGAATGGTCTCTTGCTACGAGTTACAGGAGAATCGGGAGGCCTTTGAGGGGCTCGAGGCAGCGTGCGTTGATGAATAGTACATGGCCGAGCTCCGCCAGATGCATCTGGAGCTCATCGCCGAGGAGCGTCAGCGGCTCGAGATGCACAAGAAGGTGACTGCCAACAAGGACGAGGCCGANNNNNNNNNNNNNNNNNNNNNNNNNNNNNNNNNNNNNNNNNNNNNNNNNNNNNNNNNNNNNNNNNNNNNNNNNNNNNNNNNNNNNNNNNNNNNNNNNNNNNNNNNNNNNNNNNNNNNNNNNNNNNNNNNNNNNNNNNNNNNNNNNNNNNNNNNNNNNNNNNNNNNNNNNNNNNNNNNNNNNNNNNNNNNNNNNNNNNNNNNNNNNNNNNNNNNNNNNNNNNNNNNNNNNNNNNNNNNNNNNGATCGATCTTCCGTTTAACGACTTTGACTCAGACTCCTGCTTCGGCGGCTCCGGCCTGAGCGGTGTGAAGTGAATTGGCAGAAGGTCATGACCAAAATAGACTCCGCTCTGAAtagcttttattattattattattattttgtttgaATCGACTAGTCTAAATCCGTGCTATGCAATGTGGTTCGAACCGGACTTTGTTATGGATGTTGTATATCCGTGTTATGCAATGTCGTTTAAATCAAGTTTGGCTATCGATgtttaatttttctaaaaaatATTTACGAATTTAAAT
The Triticum dicoccoides isolate Atlit2015 ecotype Zavitan chromosome 3A, WEW_v2.0, whole genome shotgun sequence genome window above contains:
- the LOC119271767 gene encoding LEAF RUST 10 DISEASE-RESISTANCE LOCUS RECEPTOR-LIKE PROTEIN KINASE-like 1.2, coding for MKRPFRAPAAAAVLCSAPLLLAAVLATDATINTTTPSSSSPCAPAMCGGLRIEYPFWLGGTHPPECGYRAFQVMCDGNGTAFLENSFWKYQILNISYDDSTFRLANHDLSDGTCDVEVRVNATSDLGLAPFAISRINQRLYFLYNCTDLRARPPPRSWAPVNCTKGSNVSTFNSFALLAGGYRPVPGNCRVSMMPVLGYPGAAGKDYRQLMKGGFLLDYAADDCAACKESGGRCRIDTDYDIFQCQCSDGVSGLIVCGQYLFISFLHHFKFRRPGNYFGNYFICHYYYYLKRVCKCLSDCEPTGRLYVCTASAKPCSSNPC